The Granulicella sp. 5B5 nucleotide sequence GTAGAGCGTAGTTCTGTCGGTCGTCAGTGTCACAGGCCGATTGATCTCCGGGCTCGCCGTAGGCGATGCAGGCCCGTTGAACTGCGCGACGGCGGGCAACGCCGCCAGCACGAGCGTGGTCGACATCAGGGTGCACCACAACGTATACCGTCTGTACACTGCGAGCTGCCGCATCATGGCTTCCCTCCGTCCCGCTTGTTCCATCCACGCGGGTCCCAGGATTTGCTGTCGACGCCCTCCGAACCGTAACCCGAGTACCCGTAGTAGCCGTAATACGCCGCATACTCCGGCGCGTTCAGGTCTACGGCGTTCAGCACAATGCCTGTGATTCTCGCGCCCGAACGCATCAGCAGGTCGCGTGCGCGCCGCAGTGCATGTTTGCTGCTCTTGCCCTGGCGCACGATCAGGACCACGGCATCGGCCTGCTGCGCCAGCACAATACTGTCCGTCACAGAGAGCATCGGCGGCGAATCCATGACGATGTGCGTATAGGTGGAGCGGGCTTCATCCAGCAGCTTCTGCATCGGTTGCGAGCTCAGCATCTCGGTCGGAAAGGGGGGTACGGGGCCGCTCACCAGCACGTCGAGCCCCGGCGCATCGTGCAGGCTCTGGATGGCTTCCTTCAGCGTAGCGCTGCCGGTTAGTACCGAGGTCAGACCCACGTTGCCGGTGAGTCCAAGCCGATGGTGTATCGTTGGGCGGCGCAGATCGGCATCGATCAACAGTACGCGCACGCCGCGCTGCGCCAGCACGGTCGCCAGGTTCATCGAGACGGTCGTTTTACCTTCGGCGGGTGTTGCACTGGTCAACAGGATCGTCTGGGGCTCGCCACCCGCCACGGAGAGCAGCAGCGACGTGCGCAGCGCACGGAAGGCCTCAGCCGACTGCGACCTCGGACTCGCCAGCACCACGAGCGATCGATAGACCAGACTCAGGTGAGAGACCTCCGGAGAGCCACGGCGTGTACGTGGTATTAGCGCCAGCGATGGCAGCCCGGAGACCGACTCCACCTCGCTCACCGTCCGGAGCCCCATATCCAGGCTGTCGAGCACGAACGCCAGCACCACGCCGATGATCAGCATTCCCAGCGCATCGATCATCATGATCGTCGACTTCGGCCGCAGCGACGGGCCGATTGGCGGCATTGCTACATCCACGATGTCGATCTCGGTCGACTCCAGCCCGGCCTGCACTCCTGCGGTGCGCAGCCGCTGGCTCAGGTTATCGTAGAGTGTACGGTTGGCATCGAACTCGCGCTGTTTCAGGGTATAGTTCACCAGCGCATCGCGCAGCCTGAAGGCCTCGTCCTGTTGTGCTTCCAGCGCAGCTTTGGTGTGGTCTTCCTCTGCCTTCGCTGCGATATAAGCAGCTTTGGCGTCAACCAGCACGCGGTTCTGCTCCTCAGTCAGCTCCCGGGTCAGCTCGGCGATCTGATCCTTCACGGCCAGTACCTGTGGATGGTTCGGGCCTAGGTTTGCCGTCAGCTCCGCCATGCGCGCCCGCGCTGTGTTCAACTGGGTGCGCAGGGAGATCACCGCTGGACTCGTTCGGCTCGCATCCATCTCCTGCGTTGTGCTGCTTGGGTCAGTGCCTGCGATGACCTTGTATCGCGTCTCCGCTTCAATCCTCGACAGCTCCGCCGCATTGGCCGCTTTGTTCAGGTCGGCCAGGTTGTTCGTCACCTGGTTCAGGTTCGGGTCGAAGCCCAGCACGCCTAGCTGTTTCTGCAGGTCGATCATGTTGCCCTGCGAAGCCTCCACCTGCTTCTTCAGGTCGTCCAGTTGGTGGGAGAAGAACTCTGTCACGCGCTGCTCCGCTTCCTGCCGCGACTGAAAGCTCCGCGTGATGTAGTCCTTCACCAGCCGGTTCACAATGTCGGCCGAGAGCCGCGCATCCAGCGTGCTGCAGCTGATGCGGATGATGTCGGTCTTGGGCAGCGGGCTGATGCTCACGATGCCTTGCATCGAGCCCAGTACGCTCTGCCGCACGATCGGGTCATCCAGGTTGCGCGGCTTTGGGCTCGGTCCCATGAACCTGGGGTCATTGGCCAGATTCAGATCGCGAGCTACATTCAGCAGCAGTGTGTCGCTCTTCAGCAGCGCTACCTGTGTGGGAATCGGAAACGTGTTGTCGGAGCCGGTTCCGCTACTCAGTCTGAACTCGTTGGTCGAGCCGCTGCGAATCTCGATGGTGCCGGAAGCCTCGTAAATGCGTGGCTGCGTTACCGCCTTGTAGTAACCCCATCCGGCGCCCAGCACGCTCAGCAGCAGGATTACCCACAACCGCTTGCGGATGGTGATCCAGGCATCGGACAACGCGTTCTCCGATGCCTGGTCCACGGCCGTCAGTGGGAGGCCGTGGCTCTCCATATCGGCTTGGGGGCATCATAAGGTGCGGGCATCATCGTAGCCAGTCTACGCGAACCGGCCCGCACAGTTCACGCTGGATCATGCGCCGCTCCAAATCTGGTTGCAGCTTCAAAATCAGGACGCCGGCCGTTACCTTTTCAGCAACATAGACTCGTTCGGGCAACGATCATTACATGCCCAGCTGCGGTGCATCGGCCGATTGCGGGCTGCTGTGCAGCTTTGGAAACCACGTCAGCTGCACGGCCATCGTAGTGTCCTTGTTCACGCCCTTGCTGCTAGAGCAGGCATCTGCGCGGCGGTTGATCGGGTAGCGGTGCGGGAGTTTGCTTCGGCGTCTGGCCTACGGGCACCGGCATGGAAGGCAGGCTACTTGCCGGTGCGGATTTGGGTGCGGGCTCCGCGGCGGCCGGGTCGGCGTCTGCGCGATCAGGGGGCGTCCTGCAGCGAGCCCGAGCGTCAAGGTGAACAGAACAGCAGGTTTAGGCATGCGGCTGCAGGAGATCGTCATGCCCTCAGCGTACGGCCTGGCGCGGCTTCGGGATCGGAATGGAACGCACCTTGAGGTAGCTTTGCAGGCGGCCCAGCGGCTGCTGCGAGCGTGGCAGCTTCGTTGCCGTCGGCGAGGTCACCGCCCAGATCACCGCAGGTCCGTCATTGTGCCGCGCGCGGATCACCGACTCCTGCATCACGCGGTAGACGGCCACTGCATCCGCGCCATCCACGGCCAGAATCGGTAACCGCAGCTTCTTTGCCACGGTCTGCATCGCTGCCCAGCTCAGTACGCCGGGCTTCTTGCCCGAGCCACCGTTCACCGCATCTTCGCAGACAAGGATCAGAGGGACGCGCTGCTCATGCGCCCAGGCAAGCGCCTCCGCCCAACCAGCTTCAGCCATGCCGGCCCGCGTGTACGCCAGCACCAGTCCATTGCTGCCAGCCGCAGTTAGCCCGCGAGCAGTAGCCGCGCAGGCTGCCAGTCGTGCTCCAGTCATCGGCGCCAGCATACCGGGAACCTTCGGGTCTTTGCCCTTGGGTGCCAGCTCCTCAGCCGTCGCATCGTCTGCTTCTGCGCACAGCAGGTCGCCAGGCATCAGCTGCATGGTGGTTGCCGCCAGCAACGCCTCACGCGCGCTGCCCTTGGTCGTCCGGCGTCGTGCGGCTGCTCGCTCCAACGCGAGACAGCGCAGCATCAGCAGGTACAGCTCACTCAGCTTTCGGTGGGGTAGCAGCGGGTTCTCAGGCAAACAGGCGTTTCCTTCTGCGGGAGGGGATAGTTTGTCTCGTCTAGTATGCCAGCAGTTGCAGCGCGGCGATTACGCCTTCGCCGCACCCGCGCCTTCTGTGTTCAGGCCCAGCTCCGCAAGCGCCTTCTCCGCGGCCTTCGGCTTCACCACGCCCTCGCGGGCCAACTTCGACAGCGTCGCGGCTACGATCGACTCCGCATCCACCTCAAAGTGGCGGCGCAGGTGCTCGCGGTTGTCGCTGCGGCCAAAGCCGTCGGTACCCAGCGTAACCAGGCGGCTGCCCAGCCATGGCGAGAGCGAATCCGGCAGCGACTTCATGTAGTCGCTCGCCGCGATGATCGGTCCTGCGGCATCGCCCAGAGCCTCCACCACGTAGGGCTTCTTCTCCTTCACGGCAGGGTGCAGCCGGTTCCAGCGCTCGACATCCAGGCAGTTGCGGCGCAGCTCGTTGTAGCTCGTCACGCTCCACACATCGGCGGTCACGTTGTACTTCTCTGCAAGAATCTGCTGTGCACGCAATGCTTCGTTTAGGATCGGGCCGGACCCAAATAGCTGCACCTGCGCAGGCTTGTCAGAAGCCTTGAACTTGTAGATGCCGCGCAGAATCCCTTCGCGGATCGCGTCGATGTTCTCGACCGCGGGCATCGCATAGTCCTCGTTATACATCGTGATGTAGTAGAAGCAGTCTTCCGAGGCTTCATACATGCGGTGCAGGCCATCCTGAATGATGACCGCCATCTCATACACATACGCCGGGTCGTAGGTGAGGCACGTCGGGATGGTGCCCGCGAGCACGGGGCTGTGTCCGTCCTGATGCTGCAGGCCTTCGCCGAGCATCGTCGTGCGCCCGGCGGTGCCGCCCATCAGGAAGCCCTTGCCGCGCGAGTCCGCAAAAGCCCAAGCCATGTCCCCGATGCGCTGGAAGCCGAACATCGAGTAGTACATGTAGAACGGCACCATCGGCAGCTTGTAGTTGCTGTACGCCGTGCCCGCCGCGGTAAAGCTCGCCATCGAGCCCGCCTCGGTGATGCCTTCTTCGAGGATCTGCCCGCCCTTTTCCTCGCGATAGCTCAACAGCATGTCCGCATCGTGCGGCGTGTACTTCTGGCCCTCGCTCGCGTAGATGCCCACCTGCTTGATCACCGACTCAAGGCCAAACGTACGGCCCTCGTCGGGCACAATCGGCACAATCAGCTTGCCGATCTTCGGGTCCTTCAGCAGCCCTTTGAGCATGTTCACAAAGCCCATCGTCGTGGAAACGGCGCGGCCCTTGGAGCCCGCCAGCCACTCGTTGAAGAACTCGATCTTTGGCGCCGCAAACTCGATCGCCGGCACCTTGCGCTCCGGCAGATACCCGCCCAGCGCCTGTCGCCGCGCCTGCATGTACTGCAGGGCAGCGTCATCCGCACCCGGCTTGTAGAACTGCGCGTCCTTCGCCGCCTCATCCGGTACGGGAATATCGAACTGCTTCACAAACGCCGCAAGACCCTCATCCGTCAGCTTCTTCTCGGAGTGCGTCGCGTTGCGTGCCTGCGCCGTGCCCATGCCGTAGCCCTTGACGGTCTTCGCCAGGATCACCGTCGGGCCGCCCTTGTGCTCCAACGCGCGCTTGTACGCGTTGTAGATCTTGCCGGCGTCATGCCCACCGCGATGCAGCCGTGTCAGCTCCTCATCGCTCTTGTCCTTCACCAGCTCCACCAGCTCGGGGTACTTGCCGAAGAAGTGCTCGCGCAGATACGCGCCACCCTTGGCCTTGTAGGCTTGGAAGTCGCCATCCACACACTCTTCCATACGCTTCAGCAGCAGCCCCTGGTGGTCGCGCTCAAACAGCTCATCCCAGTCCGAACCCCAGATCACCTTGATGACGTTCCATCCCGCTCCGCGGAACATGCCTTCGAGCTCGTCGATGATGCGCTTGTTGCCGCGCACCGGTCCATCCAGCCGCTGCAGGTTGCAGTTCACCACAAAGATCAGGTTGTCCAGGTGCTCCCGGCTGCCCAGCGAGATCGCGCCCAGCGTGTCGACCTCGTCCGTCTCACCATCGCCGACGAACGCCCACACCTTGCGGTCGGTCTTCTCAATTAGCTCACGATTCTCCAGGTACTTCATAAACCGCGCCTGGTAGATCGCATTCAGCGGCCCAATACCCATCGACACGGTCGGGAACTGCCAGAAGTCCTTCATCAGCCAGGGGTGCGGATAGCTCGAAAGCCCCGGCTCGTCGCGCAGCTCGTGCCGGAAATTCTTCAGGTGCGTCTCATTCAACCGGCCCTCAAGGAACGCGCGCGAGTACACACCCGGTGAAGCATGCCCCTGGAAATAAATCATGTCGCCCGGCTGCGAGCCCCCGTTGCTCGTCGGATAGTTCGCGCGGAAGAAGTGGTTGAATCCCACCTCCAGCAGCGTCGCCAACGACGAGTACGTCGAAATATGCCCACCAATACCCGCGTCATACTTGTTCTGCTTGTGCACCATCGCCATCGCGTTCCAGCGAATCAGCGCCTCCACGCGCCGCTCCAGCTGGCGGTCGCCGGGATAGGGCACCTCGTCATACTTTGCGATGGTGTTCTGGTACGGCGTGGTCACATCGCCGGTGGCGGAGACGCCCGCCTCTCGCGCCCGCGTCCGCAGCGCAGCGATAACGCTCTCAGCCTGCTTCCAGTCATGCGCGACGACCTCGTCAAACGCTTCGATCCACTCAGCGACCTCAGCGGTCAGGTCCTTCTTTACGGCTTCGTCGAGCAGTGCCATCGCCTTTACCTCTTGGTATGCAAATTTCCCTCTACTACGATAAATGCGGCTTATACCTCTACGCCAGCAGTGTCCCAATATCGGCTGAAATCGAGTTCTCGGGTGAAATTCGGTCGTGCCATCCGCGCAAAATGAACTACGTCGAGTAATCCGCGTTGATCGACACATACTCATGCGTCAGGTCGCAGGTCAGAAAGTGTGCTTTGCCGTCACCCTGCCCCAGGTCGATCGCAATCGTATACTCCCGCGCGGACATCCGCTCATGCACCATTGCCTCGTCGTACTCCGCCGCGCGAACGCCATAGGCAAACACCGGCAGCCCCGCAATCTGGATCGTCACTTTCATCGGGTCAAAACTCACTCCCGCGCGCCCGGCAGCCGCTAGCAGCCTGCCCCAGTTTGGGTCCGCGCTGGACCACGCCGTCTTGCACAGCGGCGAGTTCGCAATCGTCTTGGCGATTTGTTTCGCGTCGGTATCATTGTTCGCGCTGGTAATCTCCAAATTCACCAAGTGCGTCACACCTTCACCATCATCAATCACCTGGTGCGCCAGCGACTGACAAACCCGCCCCAGCGCGGCCTCGAACGCTGGCACATGCGGCAGCGCCGCCTCCACGCCGCTCTTGCCGCTCGCCAGCAGCAGCACCGTGTCGTTCGTAGACGTATCTCCATCCACCGAGATGCAGTTGAAGCTGTCCTCAACCGCCGTGTTCAGCATCGCCTGCAGGTGCTCACTGCAAGCCGCCAGATCGGTAAACAGATAGACGAGCATCGTGGCGTGAGGCACCAGCTGCGGCCCGATCATCCCCGCACCTTTGCAGCAGCCAAAGATTGACACAGCCTTCCCATCCAGCTCGATTGTCTCCTGCGCCACCTTCATCCGCGTGTCCGTGGTCAGGATCGCCGTCGCAAACGCCGTCGCATGTTCCGCCGTCTCGCCCAGTCCGGCCTTCGCCGCAGGCACCGCGGCGATCAGCTTCTCCACCGGCAGCGGCACGCCAATAATTCCCGTCGACGACGGAAAGATCTCATCGAACACGCAACCCAACTCCTCCGCCACCGCGATGCAGCTCTTCTGGCAGGCCTCTTCACCCGGTAGCCCGGTCGCGCAGTTGGCGTTACCGGCGTTCACCAGCACGCCCGTCACGCGCCCGCCGGTAGCCTTCATATGCCTGCGCCCCACATGGATCGGCGCCGCCACAAGCTGATTGCTGGTAAACATCACCGCCGCAGCCGCGCCGCCCTCACACACCGCAAGCGCGACATCCGGCTTGCCACTGGCCTTGATGCCGGCGGTGACAGACGACCATTGAAAGCCGAGAGGGAGGGGGAGCGAGAGACTCATCACTTCAAGAGTATCAACCGATAGTCCGTAGGATCGCTGTTGTGGCCGTTTATGCAAATACTTGTATAATTGTTTGGGAGAGTATGCCTAAGCCAGTAGAGTTTCTCGGCACAAGTCGTAGTGATCTTCGTGCGTTTCCTACGCCCGTCCGTCTGGCAATGGGACAAGAGCTGCGTAATGTTCAGCAAGGGTTGATGCCCACAGACTTCAAGCCGATGCCGACGGTTGGCAAAGGCGCGTACGAGATTCGCGTTCGGCTTGACGGAGCGTGGCGCGCAGTATATGTGGCGAAGTTTGAGGAAGCCATCTACGTGTTGCATGTCTTCCAGAAGAAGACGCAGCAGACAGCGAAGGACGATCTCGCGCTGGCTGCACACCGCTATCGAATGATCGGAGAATAGTCATGAAGAAGAACGATCCTCGCTGGACAGACGCAAGCATTACCCACGGTTCGGGGAACGTATTCATCGATCTCGGTTTCGATGAGGCCGAAGCTCACGTTTTGCTGATGCGTGCAGACTTGATGATTGAGATTGAAAAATTGATCGTCGCTAAAGGCTGGACGCAGGCCGAAGCCGCCAAACGCATGGGAATTACACAGCCGCGTGTCTCGAAGCTGCTGAAGCGCAAGTGGGACGACTTCAGTCTCGACATGCTGCTGACGCTTGCAACGCGCCTGGGTATTCGCTCCGAACTCAAGTTGGCGGCATAGAAATCCCCAAATCGTTGCGGCGTATACTCATTCGATAACAGAGGGAGCCCGAGCGCCATGCGATAACCGCGCGCTGCCTCCCAGGGGGATTGAAGACCTATGAGCACGAACGGTAATGGCAACGGCCACGCACACACCCACGGCAACGACTACACCGTCCCGACGCCGCGCAAGGACTGGATCGTGAACCGCAAGGCCGAGGCCGCGCGCACCGGCGACACCAACATGAGCCAGATGCACTTCGCGCGCAAGGGCCTCGTCACCGAAGAGATGTCCTACGTCGCGCACCGTGAAAAGCTCGCGCCCGAGTTCATCCGCGACGAGATCGCCAAGGGCACCATGATCATCCCGGCGAACATCAACCACCCTGAGCTCGAGCCCATGTGCATCGGCGTCGGTTCGCTCTGCAAGATCAACGCCAACATCGGCAACTCCGCTCTTTCGTCCAACGTGGATGAAGAGCTCCGCAAGCTACACACCGCCGTCCACTACGGCGCGGACACCGTCATGGACCTCTCCACCGGCGGCGACATTCCCATGATCCGTGAGCAGATCATCCGCCACTCGCCCGTCCCCATCGGCACAGTTCCGCTGTATGAGGCGCTTAGCCGCGTCAAGCGCGTCGAAGACCTCAACATCGACCTCTACATGGAGGTCCTCGAAGAGCAGGCGCAGCAGGGCGTGGACTACTTCACCATCCACGCCGGCGTGCTCATTCAATATGTGCCCATGGTCTCGAAGCGCATCACCGGCATCGTCAGCCGCGGCGGTGCGATCCTCGCCCAGTGGATGACCGCCAATCACAAGCAGAACTTCCTCTACGAAAACTTCGACCGCATTACCAAGCTCATGGCCAAGTACGACGTCAGTTACTCGCTCGGCGACGGCCTCCGTCCCGGCTCGGTCGCGGACGCCAGCGACGAAGCGCAGTTCGCCGAGTTGAAGACCCTCGGCGAGCTCACCCGCCAGGCCTGGAAGGACGACGTCCAGGTCATGATCGAAGGCCCCGGCCACGTCCCCATGGACAAGATCAAGGAGCAGGTCGACAAGGAAGTCGAACTCTGTGACGGCGCGCCCTTCTACGTCCTCGGCCCGCTCGTTACGGACATCGCGCCCGGCTACGACCACATCACCTCGGCCATTGGCGCGGCGATGATCGGCTGGCACGGCGCCGCGATGCTCTGCTACGTCACCCCGAAAGAGCACCTCGGCCTGCCCAACGAGAAAGACGTCAAGGACGGCATCATCGCCTACAAGATCGCTGCCCACGCAGCCGACATCGCTCGCCATCGTCCCGGAGCCCGCGACCGCGACGACGCCATCTCCCATGCCCGCTACACCTTCGACTGGGACAAGCAGTTCGCCCTCTCGCTCGACCCCGACACCGCCCGCAGCATGCACGACGAGACCCTGCCCGACGACTACTACAAGGAGGCCGCCTTCTGCTCCATGTGTGGCCCCAAGTTCTGCTCCATGAACTGGTCCAGCAAAGTCGACGAGTACAACGAACAGGTTCATGGCCTCAAAAAGGCCGATCTCACACAGATCGTCACCGAACAGATGGCGTTGCGCGGCTAATCACAGCTTGACACCCCATTTACAATAAAGAGGTAGAACAAAGCCCCGGCTCAGTGCCGGGGCTTTGTCGTCAAGCGATCTTTGAAAATCCGGGAAACACCAAAGTGCACCCCAAAGGGTATACAAGCCTAACCCCAATCCGCTCCGGATCTTAGCCCCAAAACCGGGGGAGGGTAGGCGAGGCTAACCGCGCTCGTAGTGGAACAGCAACTCCTGCTCGCTCGGCACCGGCTTGCCATTCCGTGTCGCCGGCTGAAAGGTCCACTGCTGGATCGTCGCCAGCACCGCCGCATCCACACCATCGCCCAGTCCGCGCGCCAGCGTTGACTTCGCGATATGCCCCTGCGCGTCGATCACCACATCCACCACCACATCGCCGCGCGTACCGGACGGCAGGTGGCTCAGGTCGGGCTTGGGATACGGATGGTTCATCTCCAGCGCCAGCGTAATGTCGCCATCACCCAGCGCATCGTCGCCGCTCTCCGTGCCCGTGCCAGGTGTGTCGGAAGGTGTCGAAGGCGTCGGCGCCACCTTCACTGGAGCGGCAATCGCCGGCGCTGGCGTAGGCTTCTGCACCGGCCGCTCCTTCGCCTGCAACGTCGCAGCCGGAGCACTGTTGCCCGGCGTGAACGTCAGCACAAGGTTGTGCCCGGTGGCTGCGCCCGGCCGTTCCACGCTGATCAGCTTCGGCACACGATGAACCAGCACGGCAGCGATCACCAGCGCATGTACCGCCAGCGACGCCGTGACCCAGCGGTTCACCGTCCCGCGCTGCTCCACGGCGGTGGCGCTTGCCAGCAGAACTCGCGTCTCCTTCGGTTCAGTGTTCATCAGCCCTCGCGACGGCCTGTGCTGGCCCTTCTTGCATAGGACTCTAGCACAGGCCGCGCGTTAGCTCGGGTTATTTTGCAGCGTTCTCCAGCACCGATGCCGCCTCGTTCAACTGTTTCGCCAGCACCGTCAGCTGTGCCTCTGTACGAGCGTTGTCGTCCGCGTCGATGCCCTCATTCACGCCTGGAATCACCACCGCGGCATAGCCCGTAAACTCGCCCGGATCGAAGATCGTGTGCTTGTACCAGGCCCGATGCGGCAGGCCCGCCGGTGTTAGCAGCGCGGTCTCCGCATTGCGCAGGGCATCGTTCACCGAGGCCAGCTTCGCCGCATCCGGTGTGCCGCTCTGCACCTTGTAGATCGCCTCACCCGCGGCCGCAAAACGCTTTGCGGCCGCCTCCGCACCGTTGAAGTCGGCAGACATCTTCGCCTTCTCTGCGCGCACCTTCGCAGCGCTCACAAAGCGTTCCACCTCGGCGCCGTACAGCCGGTAGTCGTAGGGCAGCACATCGGCATCCGCCATGTGCAGGATCTCCAGCCCGAACACCCGCGCCATCTGCTGCTCATACACAAACGTCGGGTCGGCGTTCTTGATGAACCAGTTGTAGTTATCAAACACCGAGTGGTACACGCCATAAGGCCCTTCGGAGCCAACATCGGTAGAAGGCACGCCGACGTGCTGGAAGAACGGCGTAAAGTCCGATCCCGAGCCGAGCGTGCCGACGCGCACTTCGCTCGCATTGGTCGGCTCCATGCCGCGCCGGCGCGGCGTGTCCTGCTGCGCCTTTAGCCACTGCTCATATACCGTGCCACCCTTCGGACTCGGCACCTGCTGCGTCACCTGCCGCACAAACTCCTGCAACGACGGCACCGCCGACGCGTTGAACTCCGGCCCGGCCACACCCACGTCCGTGTTGAAGTACGCCACCGCATGGCTCAACTGCGCCATGTGGCTCTCCACCCACTCCGTCGAGCCGATCAAGCCCTCTTCCTCGGCGTCCCAGCTGCAAACCACGATCGTCCGCTTCGGCTTCCAGCCCTGCTTCAGCAGAGCGCCCAGCCCATGCACGGCCTCCAGCATCGCAGCCGTGCCACTGTTCGGGTCCACCGCGCCGTACACCCAAGCATCGCGATGGTTGCCAGCAACCACCCAGTGCTCGGTGTCCTCGCCGGGAATGGTGCCGATAACGTCCCAGATCGTTCGCAGCTTGTAGTCCTGCTCCAGGTGCATGTGCACCTTCACCGCGCCCGTGCCGCCCAGGTGATAGGTAAACGGCAGCCCGCCCTGCCAGTCATGCGGTGTGGCGGGGCCGTCAAGCGCCTCCAGGATCGGCGCGGCATCCTTGTACGACAGCGGATTGGCGGGAATAGACGGCTGGTTCATCTTCGCCGGGTCCATCATGCGCGCTGAGTCCGGCAGGTCCGGCGTCGCGCCCACGCCCGGCGACGACGGATCGCCCGCATAGATTGGCAGAAACTGCACGCTGCCGCGCTGCACACCGCTGTCCGGCCGCATCGGCCCGCGCGGATACTTGTCGCCGCGCACGTACCCGTCATCCGCTGGGTCGGAGTAGATAATCACGCCCGCCGCGCCATACTGTTGCGCGATGTACACCTTCACGCCACGGAAGTTCGCGCCATACCGCACCAGCACGATCTTGCCCTTCACATCGACGCCCAGCTCCTTCAGCTTCTTGAAGTCCTCCAGCGTGCCGTAGTTCGCATACACGGCATCGGCGGTCACATCGCCGGAGGCCGAGGAGCCATTGAACGCCGGCAGCACGCGCGGATCGTCCTGGAACGGATCGCCTCCATAGGCCTTCGGGTCGACGTGCTCCGGCGTTGGCCCGGCCATCAGCTTTTTGCCATTGGCATCCACCGCCGTGATCTCGATCTTCACCGGCTTGTTCAGCCACACGCGGAAGGGAACAATCTGCGTCTGCAGCCCGGCGGCCTTGAACTTCTCGGCGACATACTGTGCCGTCTTGTAGTCCTCCGGCGAGCTCGCCCAATGCGGCTCCGCTGTCAGGATCTTCAGCTCCTGGCCCGCGAGCTTCGCGTCCGGCACCGCCAGGAACGTCGAGTCCAGCTTCTGCTGCTGCGAAAAGTCCTGGTAGCCAAAGATGCTTGAGGTCTGGGCATTGGCTGCCGTTGCAAAGACGGCGATTGCGGCGAAAGACAAAACGGCCCGTACGCTTGCTCGAATCATGGGTCCACTCCTGGCGATATTTCTTAGGAGTGTACGCGATGACTCGGCCTGGCGCACGGACCGCTCAATCATTCGTCCGCAGGAATATCTACACCGGCTGGGTGCAGAACTTGCAACGTGTGGCCGCGACTGGAATGTCGCCCAGGCACTGCGGGCAGGCCTTGGTGGTGGGCGGCTCAGCGGCAGGAGGGTTGAACTTCTTCAGCAGATACTGCGTTGGCAGCACCAGGAAGAAGTACACCACCGCGGCGATCAGCAGAAAGTTGATGATTGCCGTCAGAAAGGTGCCGTACTTGATCTCGCCGCCATTCACATGCGCGATCAGATAGTCGAAGTTTGGTTTCCCGATCACCGCGCCCAGCAGCGGGTTGATGATGTTGGTCGTCAGCGCCGTCACA carries:
- the argJ gene encoding bifunctional glutamate N-acetyltransferase/amino-acid acetyltransferase ArgJ is translated as MSLSLPLPLGFQWSSVTAGIKASGKPDVALAVCEGGAAAAVMFTSNQLVAAPIHVGRRHMKATGGRVTGVLVNAGNANCATGLPGEEACQKSCIAVAEELGCVFDEIFPSSTGIIGVPLPVEKLIAAVPAAKAGLGETAEHATAFATAILTTDTRMKVAQETIELDGKAVSIFGCCKGAGMIGPQLVPHATMLVYLFTDLAACSEHLQAMLNTAVEDSFNCISVDGDTSTNDTVLLLASGKSGVEAALPHVPAFEAALGRVCQSLAHQVIDDGEGVTHLVNLEITSANNDTDAKQIAKTIANSPLCKTAWSSADPNWGRLLAAAGRAGVSFDPMKVTIQIAGLPVFAYGVRAAEYDEAMVHERMSAREYTIAIDLGQGDGKAHFLTCDLTHEYVSINADYST
- a CDS encoding thiamine pyrophosphate-dependent enzyme, yielding MPENPLLPHRKLSELYLLMLRCLALERAAARRRTTKGSAREALLAATTMQLMPGDLLCAEADDATAEELAPKGKDPKVPGMLAPMTGARLAACAATARGLTAAGSNGLVLAYTRAGMAEAGWAEALAWAHEQRVPLILVCEDAVNGGSGKKPGVLSWAAMQTVAKKLRLPILAVDGADAVAVYRVMQESVIRARHNDGPAVIWAVTSPTATKLPRSQQPLGRLQSYLKVRSIPIPKPRQAVR
- a CDS encoding polysaccharide biosynthesis tyrosine autokinase, with the translated sequence MSDAWITIRKRLWVILLLSVLGAGWGYYKAVTQPRIYEASGTIEIRSGSTNEFRLSSGTGSDNTFPIPTQVALLKSDTLLLNVARDLNLANDPRFMGPSPKPRNLDDPIVRQSVLGSMQGIVSISPLPKTDIIRISCSTLDARLSADIVNRLVKDYITRSFQSRQEAEQRVTEFFSHQLDDLKKQVEASQGNMIDLQKQLGVLGFDPNLNQVTNNLADLNKAANAAELSRIEAETRYKVIAGTDPSSTTQEMDASRTSPAVISLRTQLNTARARMAELTANLGPNHPQVLAVKDQIAELTRELTEEQNRVLVDAKAAYIAAKAEEDHTKAALEAQQDEAFRLRDALVNYTLKQREFDANRTLYDNLSQRLRTAGVQAGLESTEIDIVDVAMPPIGPSLRPKSTIMMIDALGMLIIGVVLAFVLDSLDMGLRTVSEVESVSGLPSLALIPRTRRGSPEVSHLSLVYRSLVVLASPRSQSAEAFRALRTSLLLSVAGGEPQTILLTSATPAEGKTTVSMNLATVLAQRGVRVLLIDADLRRPTIHHRLGLTGNVGLTSVLTGSATLKEAIQSLHDAPGLDVLVSGPVPPFPTEMLSSQPMQKLLDEARSTYTHIVMDSPPMLSVTDSIVLAQQADAVVLIVRQGKSSKHALRRARDLLMRSGARITGIVLNAVDLNAPEYAAYYGYYGYSGYGSEGVDSKSWDPRGWNKRDGGKP
- a CDS encoding type II toxin-antitoxin system RelE/ParE family toxin; this encodes MPKPVEFLGTSRSDLRAFPTPVRLAMGQELRNVQQGLMPTDFKPMPTVGKGAYEIRVRLDGAWRAVYVAKFEEAIYVLHVFQKKTQQTAKDDLALAAHRYRMIGE
- the aceE gene encoding pyruvate dehydrogenase (acetyl-transferring), homodimeric type, producing MALLDEAVKKDLTAEVAEWIEAFDEVVAHDWKQAESVIAALRTRAREAGVSATGDVTTPYQNTIAKYDEVPYPGDRQLERRVEALIRWNAMAMVHKQNKYDAGIGGHISTYSSLATLLEVGFNHFFRANYPTSNGGSQPGDMIYFQGHASPGVYSRAFLEGRLNETHLKNFRHELRDEPGLSSYPHPWLMKDFWQFPTVSMGIGPLNAIYQARFMKYLENRELIEKTDRKVWAFVGDGETDEVDTLGAISLGSREHLDNLIFVVNCNLQRLDGPVRGNKRIIDELEGMFRGAGWNVIKVIWGSDWDELFERDHQGLLLKRMEECVDGDFQAYKAKGGAYLREHFFGKYPELVELVKDKSDEELTRLHRGGHDAGKIYNAYKRALEHKGGPTVILAKTVKGYGMGTAQARNATHSEKKLTDEGLAAFVKQFDIPVPDEAAKDAQFYKPGADDAALQYMQARRQALGGYLPERKVPAIEFAAPKIEFFNEWLAGSKGRAVSTTMGFVNMLKGLLKDPKIGKLIVPIVPDEGRTFGLESVIKQVGIYASEGQKYTPHDADMLLSYREEKGGQILEEGITEAGSMASFTAAGTAYSNYKLPMVPFYMYYSMFGFQRIGDMAWAFADSRGKGFLMGGTAGRTTMLGEGLQHQDGHSPVLAGTIPTCLTYDPAYVYEMAVIIQDGLHRMYEASEDCFYYITMYNEDYAMPAVENIDAIREGILRGIYKFKASDKPAQVQLFGSGPILNEALRAQQILAEKYNVTADVWSVTSYNELRRNCLDVERWNRLHPAVKEKKPYVVEALGDAAGPIIAASDYMKSLPDSLSPWLGSRLVTLGTDGFGRSDNREHLRRHFEVDAESIVAATLSKLAREGVVKPKAAEKALAELGLNTEGAGAAKA